One genomic segment of Nocardia spumae includes these proteins:
- a CDS encoding alpha/beta fold hydrolase yields the protein MTRLPSWIGGACRGGNVALDIGALDVRHRFGNTVAIMVSRRAAYDYIDAESRFTTVAGANIHYQRAGSGPPVLLLHGSGSSLHQFDEVAALMSSSFDVIRLDLPGFGLTGPRADRDYRIGTYTQTVAGFLDRLDVVSTSIVGNSLGGNIAWNFALDYPRRVQRLVLVNATGYPGKSLPLGLRLARNPVTRPLVRRLVTRSATERNLRSAVGPAAASIVDEAMVDRVHAMLTREGNQQAFIDFANTEQADRTGDIRRIAVPTLVLRSADMDAQYFARDIAGSREAVYLGGGHLLPEEAPNWVANEVSHFLATQPRTEAADTEDRS from the coding sequence GTGACGCGCCTGCCGAGCTGGATCGGCGGCGCATGTCGGGGCGGGAACGTCGCCCTCGACATTGGAGCCCTTGACGTGAGGCATCGTTTCGGCAACACTGTTGCCATTATGGTGTCACGCAGAGCAGCCTACGACTACATCGATGCGGAGTCGCGCTTCACGACGGTCGCCGGCGCGAATATCCATTACCAGCGGGCTGGTTCGGGGCCGCCGGTTCTGCTATTGCACGGCAGTGGTTCTTCGCTGCACCAGTTCGACGAAGTGGCGGCGTTGATGTCGTCGTCGTTCGATGTGATTCGCCTGGATCTGCCGGGTTTCGGGCTGACGGGACCTCGCGCCGATCGTGACTATCGCATCGGGACCTACACGCAGACGGTGGCGGGTTTTCTCGACAGGCTCGACGTGGTTTCGACCTCGATCGTGGGTAATTCGCTGGGCGGAAATATCGCCTGGAATTTCGCCCTGGATTATCCGCGCCGGGTGCAGCGACTCGTGCTGGTCAATGCCACCGGCTATCCCGGTAAGTCGCTGCCATTGGGTTTGCGGTTGGCGCGGAACCCTGTGACCAGGCCGCTGGTGCGCCGTCTGGTCACTCGATCGGCCACGGAGCGCAACCTGCGCTCGGCGGTGGGTCCTGCCGCCGCGTCGATCGTCGACGAAGCGATGGTCGATCGTGTTCACGCCATGTTGACCCGAGAGGGAAACCAGCAGGCGTTCATCGACTTCGCCAATACAGAACAGGCCGACCGCACCGGCGACATCCGGCGGATAGCGGTGCCGACCCTCGTGCTGCGCAGCGCGGATATGGACGCCCAGTACTTCGCCAGGGATATCGCCGGTAGTAGGGAAGCGGTGTACCTCGGTGGCGGGCACCTGTTGCCCGAGGAGGCGCCGAACTGGGTGGCCAACGAGGTGAGTCATTTTCTGGCCACACAGCCGAGAACCGAAGCTGCGGACACGGAGGACCGGTCGTGA
- a CDS encoding amidohydrolase family protein, with amino-acid sequence MRRTILKGARVITMEPGRPDHEQLDILVEDDRIVALAEHIDETDAEIVALPGRIVVPGFVNAHLHTWQTGLRGTGADWTLHEYLARTHGEIARRYTASDLHIGTLAGALSQLDSGVTTVGDWCHNCRTSDHADAAIEALSEAGIRAVFLHGTAHGGPKKPHNIHEVDRLLSGPIAGNELLTLGMAIKGPQLSASETALTDLRAGAERGLLVSMHQSVGRPSAAWKKVADAGLWGPRTNIVHGTGISGQVLHMMVEAGATFTSTPENELAQGHCTSIIEDLSSIGAQVSLGTDTEIAVAGDVLTAARISLARVRARVHNRSRSTSGLSAPEVEISTKHALSWVTTEGARALGLDHRTGSIKPGMQADIVVIDARAFNLWPAHNPLAAALHSHPGNVEAVMVGGEWRKRDHALIHPDLRRVAHELERSAERFIHESMSTGVLTRARREVVRRVVHHAMLRQARSGEDTSTSR; translated from the coding sequence ATGCGGCGGACGATCCTGAAAGGGGCCCGGGTCATCACGATGGAGCCGGGACGACCGGACCATGAACAGCTCGACATACTCGTCGAAGACGACCGGATCGTCGCCCTGGCAGAGCACATCGACGAAACAGATGCCGAGATCGTCGCTCTACCCGGCCGGATCGTAGTTCCAGGCTTTGTCAACGCGCACCTTCACACCTGGCAGACAGGCCTGCGGGGCACGGGCGCCGATTGGACATTGCACGAGTATCTAGCAAGAACTCATGGCGAAATCGCGCGCCGTTATACCGCCTCCGACCTACATATCGGCACCCTCGCCGGTGCGCTGAGCCAACTAGACTCCGGGGTGACGACGGTCGGCGACTGGTGTCACAATTGCCGAACATCGGACCACGCTGATGCCGCCATCGAGGCCCTTTCCGAGGCAGGAATTCGCGCTGTCTTTCTGCACGGGACTGCGCACGGTGGTCCGAAAAAACCTCACAACATCCACGAAGTAGACCGGCTTCTGTCCGGTCCGATTGCCGGGAACGAACTGCTGACACTGGGAATGGCGATCAAAGGGCCTCAGCTCTCGGCGAGCGAGACCGCGTTGACCGACCTCCGCGCCGGCGCAGAACGAGGTCTGCTCGTCTCTATGCACCAAAGTGTCGGCCGCCCCAGCGCCGCCTGGAAAAAGGTCGCAGACGCAGGACTGTGGGGCCCTCGCACCAATATCGTGCACGGAACAGGCATTTCGGGCCAGGTGTTGCACATGATGGTGGAGGCCGGCGCGACCTTCACCTCTACGCCGGAAAACGAACTCGCACAGGGCCACTGCACATCGATCATCGAAGACTTGTCGTCCATCGGTGCGCAGGTGTCGCTGGGAACCGACACCGAGATCGCCGTGGCCGGCGATGTATTGACCGCCGCCCGCATCTCGTTGGCGCGCGTACGAGCACGCGTCCACAACCGCTCCCGTTCCACCAGCGGGCTGAGCGCACCCGAGGTCGAGATCAGCACCAAACATGCGCTCAGTTGGGTCACCACCGAGGGGGCCAGGGCTCTGGGATTGGATCACCGAACCGGGTCGATCAAGCCAGGCATGCAAGCCGATATCGTTGTCATCGACGCCCGAGCATTCAATCTCTGGCCGGCCCACAATCCCCTTGCGGCCGCTCTTCACTCCCACCCGGGAAACGTCGAGGCGGTCATGGTCGGCGGCGAGTGGCGTAAACGCGACCATGCGCTTATCCATCCCGATTTACGACGAGTCGCACACGAGTTGGAACGATCCGCCGAGCGGTTCATCCACGAAAGCATGTCCACCGGAGTCCTGACCCGCGCGCGGCGTGAAGTCGTCCGCCGCGTCGTTCACCACGCCATGCTCCGGCAGGCACGATCCGGCGAGGATACGTCTACATCCCGGTAG
- a CDS encoding FAD-dependent oxidoreductase: MRVIRADVLVIGAGMAGLTAAARLLERGSSVVVVEKAAAVGGSARFAGYAWTAPTHEVMDEINPGGDPALRRALVDGFGGAIAWVESLGVECAAAVPILRYGRGHQFDTNQYLDECRRRVSTAGRLFTETETLALRSRDGAIAGAHLRLPDGTEIEVDSAATILATGGFQADAALAAENIHPNAGVMQLRSNPASSGDGLRLAEAVGAATGKPRSGFYGHLVPTGVPFRESGDFVALSLYYSEHALLFNLDNRRFADETLGDHLTTMRLLEQPQARGLLIADERVYREWVLDSYVEGAVAVDKFDLAQRRGGRCGTAETLEDLAYLPPEWGYDGASIAAEIRSVNAAGAAVYPARVYDSAPLDRGPYYVIEACPALTFPFHGIRIDEHGRVLAAAGGTVDGLYAAGSDTGGLYDHAYAGGIAPALVFGLAAADAAVPTHSAGIPGSNTAEPASRH, from the coding sequence ATGCGAGTAATCCGGGCCGACGTACTTGTCATCGGTGCGGGGATGGCCGGGCTCACGGCAGCGGCCCGCTTGCTGGAGCGTGGCAGCTCGGTCGTGGTGGTCGAAAAGGCAGCGGCCGTGGGCGGATCGGCGCGGTTCGCCGGTTACGCGTGGACTGCGCCGACGCACGAGGTGATGGATGAGATCAACCCTGGCGGCGATCCGGCACTGCGCCGGGCACTCGTGGACGGGTTCGGGGGTGCGATCGCCTGGGTCGAATCGCTCGGTGTCGAATGCGCTGCGGCCGTGCCGATCCTGCGCTACGGCCGCGGCCACCAATTCGATACCAACCAGTACCTCGACGAATGCCGTCGGCGGGTCAGCACCGCCGGGCGGTTGTTCACCGAGACCGAAACCCTCGCATTGCGCAGCCGAGACGGCGCAATCGCCGGTGCCCACCTGCGCCTGCCGGACGGCACCGAGATCGAGGTCGATTCCGCCGCAACGATTCTCGCCACCGGCGGGTTTCAGGCCGATGCCGCACTGGCCGCCGAGAACATCCATCCGAATGCCGGTGTCATGCAATTGCGGTCGAACCCGGCCAGTTCTGGGGACGGCCTGCGCCTGGCCGAGGCCGTCGGCGCCGCAACCGGCAAACCCCGCTCCGGGTTCTACGGACACCTCGTCCCCACCGGGGTGCCGTTCCGCGAATCGGGCGACTTCGTTGCGCTGTCGCTGTACTACAGCGAGCACGCGCTGCTGTTCAACCTCGATAACCGCCGATTCGCCGATGAGACCCTGGGCGATCACCTCACCACGATGCGATTGCTCGAGCAGCCGCAGGCGCGTGGGCTGCTGATCGCCGACGAGCGAGTGTATCGCGAGTGGGTCCTCGACAGCTATGTCGAGGGCGCGGTCGCGGTGGACAAGTTCGACCTCGCCCAGCGCCGAGGTGGCCGGTGCGGAACGGCCGAGACCCTCGAGGACCTGGCCTATCTGCCACCGGAGTGGGGTTACGACGGTGCGTCGATCGCGGCCGAAATCCGCTCGGTGAACGCGGCCGGCGCGGCGGTCTACCCCGCACGTGTGTACGACTCGGCCCCGCTGGACCGTGGACCGTATTACGTGATCGAAGCCTGTCCCGCGCTGACCTTCCCGTTCCATGGGATCCGCATCGACGAGCACGGCCGGGTACTCGCCGCGGCAGGCGGCACCGTCGACGGGCTCTATGCCGCGGGATCGGACACCGGCGGCCTCTACGACCACGCCTATGCCGGCGGCATTGCGCCCGCACTGGTCTTCGGCCTGGCCGCAGCCGACGCCGCGGTACCCACACACTCCGCTGGAATACCCGGATCCAACACCGCCGAACCCGCGTCCCGGCACTGA
- a CDS encoding DUF3500 domain-containing protein, with protein MSSNEDEVANAMSAATRAWLESLKPTQLTHAHYGSPLAPDAEAERVRWFYTPTDHGGLALREQSPRQQNLAMQLLATGLSESGYATVATVMGLENILDQVEGWGVHWGRERGRDPELYWLRVFGEPGDTVWGWRMGGHHISINNLIVRGRVVATTPNFLGADPATTTLLGSSLRPLMGLEELARRLARSLDPAQWEHARLHSSAISDIVSGNRPRVAHGDTMMHMQDLWRGRFTDPELIALVDEVDRRAEAASGYTRSDHRAMAITAPPKGVGARRLDQRQRDDLRRLIGLYTGRAPMPIADRHTAYYSRDSTLDEVHFGWAGSIDAGNPHYYRIQGPRLLIEYDNTQRHANHAHSVWRDPVGDFGLDSLAEHRHRSAH; from the coding sequence ATGTCGTCGAATGAGGACGAGGTAGCCAACGCAATGAGCGCGGCCACCCGAGCCTGGCTCGAATCACTGAAGCCCACCCAACTTACCCACGCCCACTATGGATCCCCGCTCGCGCCGGACGCGGAGGCCGAGCGCGTGAGATGGTTCTACACTCCTACCGACCACGGCGGCCTGGCGCTACGCGAACAGAGTCCACGCCAGCAGAACCTGGCCATGCAACTACTCGCAACCGGCCTCTCGGAATCGGGTTACGCCACCGTGGCCACCGTGATGGGTTTGGAGAACATCCTCGATCAGGTCGAGGGCTGGGGTGTTCATTGGGGACGAGAGCGCGGCCGCGACCCGGAGCTGTATTGGCTGAGAGTCTTCGGGGAGCCCGGCGACACTGTCTGGGGATGGCGGATGGGAGGGCATCACATCTCGATCAACAATCTCATCGTCCGGGGCCGTGTGGTCGCCACGACTCCCAACTTTCTCGGTGCCGATCCTGCCACGACCACTCTGCTCGGCTCGTCCTTGCGCCCACTGATGGGACTCGAGGAGCTCGCCCGTCGCCTGGCGCGCAGCCTCGATCCAGCGCAGTGGGAGCATGCACGGCTGCACTCTTCCGCGATCTCCGACATCGTGTCAGGAAACAGGCCCCGCGTCGCGCACGGCGACACCATGATGCACATGCAAGACCTCTGGCGAGGCCGATTCACCGACCCGGAACTCATCGCCCTGGTCGACGAAGTCGACCGTCGCGCAGAAGCCGCCAGTGGATACACACGCAGCGACCACAGGGCGATGGCGATCACCGCCCCACCGAAAGGCGTCGGTGCGCGCCGGCTCGACCAACGCCAACGCGACGACTTGCGGCGATTGATCGGCCTGTACACCGGACGAGCACCGATGCCGATTGCCGACCGGCACACCGCGTACTACTCCCGCGACAGCACACTCGACGAGGTGCACTTCGGCTGGGCGGGCAGCATCGACGCCGGGAACCCTCACTACTACCGGATCCAGGGACCGCGCCTGCTGATCGAATACGACAACACCCAGCGCCACGCCAACCACGCCCACTCGGTATGGCGCGACCCGGTCGGCGACTTCGGCCTCGACAGCCTTGCCGAACACCGGCACCGCTCCGCGCACTGA
- a CDS encoding MCE family protein yields the protein MTSALRAALSTCVGITALLTAGCASAPNPMAHKTHITADFRSVAGVFEGNPITVLGLEVGRVEKVVPHSQYVEVHITVDSDVQIPKNVTAALISPSIVTNRHIELTPRYTGGPTLPNDAHLTVESTRTPVELDTMIKTIDQFAAALKPADGTNSGPLSGTVLHAMVDGQGAKIRDTLEALSGALKVGVTNKDAISQIILELNELTSMLADNDQQVRDFSDKVTQLTQLLAEQAPGLQATLDQMNAFLSNTSGTLSRYQDQLASSLTGLKAVTDQLRANAAGATEVVDTAPLLMQNISRSMDAQGGYFRSHVVLGTALSGEVVSLFCERIQMRADGCRTGRIEDFGPDLGLTAALLGLTK from the coding sequence ATGACCTCTGCGCTCCGCGCCGCCCTCAGCACCTGCGTCGGCATCACGGCACTGTTGACCGCCGGCTGCGCATCGGCCCCGAACCCGATGGCCCACAAGACACACATCACCGCCGATTTCCGCAGTGTCGCAGGTGTATTCGAGGGAAACCCGATCACCGTTCTCGGCCTGGAAGTCGGCAGGGTGGAAAAAGTTGTCCCCCATAGCCAATACGTAGAGGTCCATATCACCGTCGACAGCGATGTACAGATTCCGAAAAACGTGACGGCCGCATTGATTTCGCCGTCCATAGTTACCAACCGGCACATCGAGCTGACACCCCGATACACAGGTGGACCGACGTTACCGAACGATGCGCATCTCACTGTGGAGTCCACCCGGACGCCGGTCGAATTGGACACCATGATCAAGACCATCGATCAGTTCGCCGCTGCACTGAAACCCGCCGACGGTACGAATAGCGGTCCGTTGTCGGGCACGGTACTCCATGCCATGGTCGACGGTCAGGGCGCCAAAATTCGCGACACACTCGAGGCCTTGTCGGGCGCCTTGAAGGTCGGAGTGACGAACAAGGACGCGATCTCGCAGATCATCCTCGAGCTCAACGAACTGACTTCCATGCTTGCCGACAACGATCAGCAAGTACGCGACTTCAGCGACAAGGTGACGCAGCTGACACAGCTGCTTGCCGAGCAGGCACCCGGCCTGCAGGCAACCCTCGATCAGATGAACGCTTTCCTGTCCAACACCTCCGGAACATTGAGCCGGTACCAGGACCAACTGGCCTCGAGCCTGACCGGGTTGAAGGCAGTCACCGATCAACTGCGAGCCAACGCCGCCGGCGCGACCGAGGTGGTCGACACGGCACCGCTACTGATGCAGAACATCTCGCGGTCAATGGATGCCCAAGGCGGGTATTTCCGCTCTCATGTCGTTCTCGGAACCGCACTGTCCGGAGAAGTCGTCAGCCTGTTCTGCGAACGAATCCAGATGCGTGCCGACGGGTGTCGCACCGGAAGAATCGAAGATTTCGGCCCGGACCTCGGGTTGACCGCAGCCCTGTTGGGCCTTACGAAATAG
- a CDS encoding TetR/AcrR family transcriptional regulator: MSSRSQPIPETTDTAPTDEDAKPKRGRGRPRVPLERIVTAALALVDSEGAGALSMRTLAQRLDTGTAVLYRAVANRSELVSLIVDRVFSEVAFDNDPTRTDWQEACRSTAQRLFDTLNNHRGIAPLLIEQVPVGPSVMAHREQLLAMLLANGFSPEDAARTYTTVARFVVGFAAQLQGHDSTSNQDTAQLETLFHQLDPAHFPATVAVADRLPKMTLEKEFSFGLDLLIAGLAARHNPERGSTDKAR; encoded by the coding sequence ATGTCCAGTAGGTCCCAGCCGATCCCAGAGACGACGGACACCGCCCCGACCGACGAGGACGCGAAGCCCAAGCGGGGACGTGGCCGCCCCAGGGTCCCGTTGGAACGAATCGTCACGGCCGCATTGGCTCTCGTCGATTCCGAAGGCGCCGGCGCATTGTCGATGCGCACCCTCGCGCAGCGGCTCGACACCGGAACCGCCGTTCTGTATCGGGCCGTGGCCAATCGATCGGAACTGGTCTCACTCATTGTGGACCGAGTCTTCAGCGAGGTCGCCTTCGACAACGACCCCACTCGCACCGACTGGCAGGAGGCATGCCGCTCGACGGCACAAAGGTTGTTCGACACCCTCAACAACCATCGCGGAATCGCGCCGTTGCTCATCGAACAGGTACCCGTCGGCCCGAGCGTGATGGCCCACCGCGAACAACTTCTGGCGATGCTGCTGGCCAACGGCTTCAGCCCGGAGGACGCCGCACGCACCTACACCACGGTGGCCCGGTTCGTGGTCGGCTTCGCCGCGCAACTACAGGGTCACGACTCGACCTCCAACCAGGACACCGCCCAGCTGGAGACACTTTTTCACCAGCTCGACCCGGCACACTTCCCGGCGACGGTGGCAGTCGCGGACCGCCTGCCGAAAATGACCTTGGAGAAAGAATTCAGCTTCGGCCTGGACCTGCTCATCGCCGGGCTGGCCGCTCGCCACAATCCCGAAAGGGGAAGCACCGACAAAGCACGGTGA
- a CDS encoding transposase family protein — protein MSVLFPHLDGPRIEVIRAAGSTVRIDAVTGGHPVDCPGCGTLSGRVHSQYQRRLSDTAITGREAVIGFRVRRLFCDNSDCGRRTFVERVPQLADCPAREANPVEPVNNPVVKIINLCQIPHWRSVDHEVTVSPDRAAAPQPVGGCFGDRAE, from the coding sequence ATGAGTGTCCTGTTCCCGCATCTGGACGGTCCGCGGATCGAGGTGATCCGTGCGGCAGGTTCAACAGTGCGGATCGATGCCGTCACCGGCGGCCATCCGGTTGATTGCCCCGGCTGTGGGACGCTGTCGGGCCGGGTGCACAGCCAGTATCAGCGGCGGTTGTCGGATACGGCGATCACGGGCCGGGAAGCCGTGATCGGGTTTCGGGTCCGAAGGCTGTTCTGCGACAACTCCGACTGCGGTAGAAGGACTTTCGTCGAGCGAGTGCCGCAGTTGGCGGACTGTCCTGCTCGGGAAGCGAATCCTGTTGAGCCAGTGAACAACCCGGTGGTGAAGATCATCAATTTGTGCCAGATCCCACATTGGCGTTCTGTTGACCATGAGGTGACAGTGTCGCCCGATCGTGCAGCAGCCCCACAGCCCGTCGGTGGGTGTTTCGGCGACCGCGCCGAGTGA
- a CDS encoding transposase, translating to MKEVRAAGPTELDPFLRGLDQDHEVAVAGLTVAYGNGPIEGVNTKTKLIKRQMYGRASLELLRHGILLA from the coding sequence ATGAAGGAGGTCCGTGCGGCCGGGCCGACCGAGCTCGACCCGTTCCTGCGCGGCCTCGACCAGGACCACGAGGTCGCAGTCGCCGGCCTGACCGTCGCCTACGGCAACGGACCGATCGAAGGCGTCAACACGAAAACCAAGCTGATCAAACGACAAATGTACGGGCGGGCCAGCCTTGAGCTACTCCGACACGGGATCCTGCTCGCATAG
- a CDS encoding alpha/beta fold hydrolase encodes MKFFVARGEHRRLDADLRHRLRGSFVECSDGVTHYELNGPPDGPLTVLAPGLTVPLFYWDGFADELHRRGFRTLAYSAYGRGYSDRVHAVYDDALFVRQLSDLISQLGLTGPWHVVGTSMGAVVASAFVERHVERTATLTLAGPAGLEAPIAATKLLRHDTLSTLIGRYLGGRLLNNHLSHNVRDPELAVSLSSMVRACYEFEGSIFALFSTLADFPLTARHELYGRIGRLQVPSLLLWGAEDRVTPIDRMEEMRRLLLPSRERVLAECGHMAPYERAVELAAEFDAFVRNAGQAVQ; translated from the coding sequence GTGAAGTTTTTCGTGGCCCGGGGAGAACATCGGCGGTTGGACGCGGATCTGCGTCACCGTTTACGCGGCAGCTTCGTCGAATGTTCGGACGGCGTGACTCATTACGAGCTGAACGGTCCGCCGGACGGTCCGCTCACAGTGCTCGCGCCCGGGCTGACGGTACCGCTTTTCTACTGGGACGGGTTCGCGGATGAATTGCACCGTCGGGGTTTTCGTACTCTCGCCTACAGCGCGTACGGGCGCGGCTATTCCGACCGGGTACACGCGGTCTATGACGACGCCTTGTTCGTGCGCCAGCTGTCGGATTTGATCTCGCAGCTCGGCCTGACAGGGCCGTGGCATGTGGTCGGTACCTCGATGGGAGCGGTGGTCGCCTCGGCATTTGTCGAACGGCACGTCGAGCGGACGGCCACATTGACACTCGCCGGGCCGGCGGGACTCGAAGCGCCCATCGCGGCGACGAAACTGCTGCGTCACGACACGCTCAGCACGCTGATAGGACGATACCTGGGCGGTCGGCTGTTGAACAATCACTTGTCGCACAACGTGCGCGACCCGGAACTGGCGGTGAGCTTGTCATCGATGGTGCGTGCCTGCTACGAGTTCGAAGGCTCGATCTTTGCTCTTTTCTCGACACTCGCCGATTTCCCCTTGACCGCCCGGCACGAACTGTACGGCCGAATAGGACGACTGCAGGTTCCCTCGCTACTGCTGTGGGGCGCCGAGGATCGTGTCACGCCCATCGACCGGATGGAGGAAATGCGCCGCCTGCTCCTCCCTTCTCGAGAGCGCGTTCTGGCGGAGTGTGGCCACATGGCACCTTATGAACGGGCCGTTGAGTTGGCCGCCGAATTCGATGCGTTCGTCCGCAACGCGGGACAGGCGGTGCAGTGA
- a CDS encoding FAD-dependent monooxygenase, which translates to MSAEILDVLVVGGGPTGSTLAIDLVRRGLDVRIIDKVDRAFAGSRAKGVQPRSLEVLEDLGVLKAVLAAGADYPLMGIHLGPLTIPWRMQARNQASTDVPYPNTLLIPQHRTDAALHARLETLGHSVEFGCELIDFEQRSDVVVANVRTAQGTQAITARYLIGADGGSSAVRKGMGLGFLGSTDETDRILLVDAGVSGLSRDRWHIWAGPRGRFVGACPLPGSGQFQWMIRLRPDEDPPMDEDSIMARIHAQTRNKQIRLSDITWKSVFRPNIRMVDRYRSGRVFVAGDAAHVHTPAGAQGLNTGVQDAYNLGWKIEQVLAGAPDVLLDTYETERLPIAAGVLRLSTDKYDGIGKLDPASIKRGKDESQLAITYRGGPLASHEVERTTTLQVGDRAPDAKLLSAEGGPLRLFEIMRGPHFTAVAYGADAAADLQALPWPAAGAPLRRVAIDAGPAAAADVVLADIVGCFARTYGVHEPSVLLIRPDGYIASIAIRNGRVEVIRAAARAMTPASADTAPVHSGG; encoded by the coding sequence ATGTCAGCCGAAATTCTGGATGTCCTCGTCGTCGGCGGCGGACCGACCGGCAGCACGTTGGCGATCGATCTGGTTCGACGCGGACTCGACGTGCGAATTATCGACAAAGTCGATCGTGCCTTCGCCGGATCGCGCGCCAAGGGAGTGCAACCTCGCAGTCTCGAGGTCCTCGAAGACCTGGGCGTACTGAAGGCTGTCCTCGCCGCGGGGGCCGACTACCCGCTGATGGGAATTCATCTGGGCCCCTTGACGATCCCGTGGCGGATGCAAGCACGCAATCAGGCGTCGACGGACGTTCCGTATCCCAATACGTTGTTGATACCGCAACACCGCACGGACGCTGCCTTGCATGCTCGCCTCGAAACATTGGGTCACAGCGTCGAATTCGGCTGCGAGCTGATCGACTTCGAACAGCGCTCCGATGTCGTCGTGGCGAACGTACGTACTGCGCAAGGGACACAGGCCATCACGGCGCGTTATCTCATCGGCGCCGACGGCGGATCGAGTGCGGTTCGTAAGGGGATGGGCCTCGGCTTTCTCGGTTCCACGGACGAGACGGACAGGATCCTCCTTGTCGACGCCGGCGTATCGGGACTGAGCCGCGATCGATGGCATATCTGGGCGGGCCCGCGGGGTCGGTTTGTAGGGGCATGCCCGCTGCCGGGGTCCGGCCAGTTCCAGTGGATGATTCGCCTGCGGCCGGACGAGGACCCTCCGATGGACGAAGACTCGATCATGGCGCGTATTCATGCGCAGACCCGCAACAAGCAGATCCGCTTGAGCGACATCACCTGGAAATCGGTATTCCGGCCCAACATTCGTATGGTCGATCGGTATCGATCAGGCCGCGTTTTCGTCGCGGGTGATGCTGCCCATGTGCATACCCCCGCGGGAGCGCAGGGGCTCAATACCGGGGTTCAGGACGCCTACAACCTCGGCTGGAAGATCGAGCAGGTGCTGGCCGGCGCACCCGATGTCCTGCTGGACACCTATGAAACAGAACGACTTCCGATCGCGGCCGGAGTGCTGAGGTTGTCGACGGACAAGTATGACGGTATCGGCAAGCTCGATCCGGCCAGCATCAAACGCGGCAAGGATGAAAGCCAGCTCGCGATTACCTACCGTGGCGGACCGCTGGCATCGCACGAGGTCGAACGCACGACCACCCTGCAGGTCGGTGACCGCGCGCCGGACGCCAAGCTGCTCTCCGCGGAAGGCGGGCCCCTGCGTCTGTTCGAGATCATGCGGGGGCCGCATTTCACCGCCGTCGCCTACGGCGCTGATGCCGCAGCGGACCTGCAGGCGTTGCCGTGGCCCGCTGCGGGCGCGCCGCTGCGTCGGGTTGCCATCGATGCCGGCCCGGCGGCCGCCGCGGACGTGGTTCTCGCCGATATCGTCGGCTGCTTCGCCCGTACCTACGGGGTGCACGAACCGTCGGTGCTGCTGATCCGTCCGGACGGCTACATCGCGTCGATCGCGATCAGAAACGGTCGTGTCGAAGTCATCAGGGCAGCGGCGCGAGCGATGACCCCGGCCTCTGCCGACACGGCGCCGGTACACAGCGGAGGGTAG